Proteins encoded in a region of the Moritella marina ATCC 15381 genome:
- a CDS encoding bacteriophage abortive infection AbiH family protein, whose product MNKLYIIGNGFDLHHGLPTSLTGFSNYSKDSEFHRLYENGVFMMSANQTLDEHWQQLETNLANFDVDELIEYASQYYDDDPHENQFIYEVESAIGALTTGLREDLNKYLSLAENYIVEQGKELQLDTSARFLCFNYTNTLERIYNISPDRICYIHGKLNSSETPIVVGHGMEALEYKVQPPIDISTLSEEEIEAFSDSHSPDYEYAVSEAHGYFKRSYKDTTACIQASSMFLQSFADIDIVIILGHSIAEIDEPYFDYVNKIVKPNCQWWASYYSNSQRDVIHNRLAEVVDDENRIKLLEMSLLTK is encoded by the coding sequence GTGAATAAACTCTATATCATTGGTAATGGATTTGATTTGCACCATGGATTGCCTACATCATTAACAGGTTTTAGCAACTATTCCAAAGATAGTGAATTCCATCGATTGTATGAAAATGGTGTTTTTATGATGTCCGCTAACCAGACACTTGATGAGCACTGGCAACAGTTAGAGACAAATCTTGCCAATTTTGATGTGGATGAACTCATTGAATATGCTAGCCAGTACTATGATGATGACCCTCATGAAAATCAATTTATTTATGAAGTAGAAAGTGCTATTGGGGCCCTTACAACGGGACTTAGAGAGGATTTGAACAAGTATCTATCATTAGCGGAAAATTATATAGTTGAGCAAGGTAAAGAATTGCAACTCGATACTAGCGCCCGCTTTCTATGTTTCAACTATACGAATACTCTTGAGAGGATTTATAACATATCTCCAGATCGTATTTGTTACATTCATGGCAAATTGAATAGCTCTGAAACCCCCATTGTTGTTGGCCATGGTATGGAGGCTTTAGAATATAAAGTTCAGCCCCCAATTGACATATCAACACTCTCAGAAGAAGAGATTGAGGCCTTTTCTGATTCTCACTCACCTGATTATGAGTATGCAGTTAGTGAGGCTCACGGATATTTTAAAAGGAGTTACAAGGACACTACTGCTTGTATCCAAGCGTCTAGCATGTTTCTACAGTCTTTCGCAGATATTGATATAGTGATAATCCTAGGCCATTCTATAGCAGAAATTGATGAGCCTTACTTTGACTATGTAAACAAGATAGTTAAGCCGAACTGTCAATGGTGGGCGTCCTACTATTCAAATTCCCAAAGGGATGTAATACATAATCGACTTGCGGAAGTTGTTGATGACGAAAACAGGATAAAATTGCTAGAGATGTCCCTGTTAACGAAATAA